GAGGGGGCCGCCCTGAGTCCTGGGACAGCAAAGGTGACCACGAGTCCTCATACAATGTCATCGAGTTTGCCCAGCTGCTGGCTCCCTGATCTGTTCACCTACCACTGTCCTAATGCTTAATGGTCGAAAAAAGAGGGTGGCCATGTGCCCCTTCCTTTGTGTCCAAACCCGTCCCTTCCACCTCTTTTCTGTTACAAGTAAGTGGAGAAGTCACCACCTCCAGAATTCCTTCTGAGATGCCCTCCTCTAGAGCTTCCCTTTGCCACCACTGATCACACTGTGTtctcactgtgtgtgtgtctgtctccaccACAAAGACTGTGAGTTCCTGGACATCAGAGATTGTGACATGTTCCGCTGGGTCAGACCGCATTCAAACCCTCCCTCTGCCACTTCCTTAacctcccaaggtcacacaacaagAAATCCtgccttggttttcttatctgtaaaatgcggCTGAAACCAGCATTGTGAAGATTCACTGAGTTAAAATAAAACGGGAACGGTACTTCAGCACTTGaagagtacaggcatacctcgttttattgcacttcaaagatattgtgttttctacaaattaaaggtttgtggcaactttCATCAAGCAAGTCTACTGGTGCCAtcttcccaacagcatttgctaactttgggtctctgtgtcacattttggtaattcttgcagtatttcaaactttttcgttatttgttacggtgatctgtgatcagtgatctttgacattactattgcaaaaagattacgacttgccaaaggctcagatgatggtgagCATTTTTTTAGCTAtaaagtagttttctttttttttttttggctgcgccacctgtgggatcttagttccccgaccagggctcaaacccgtgccccctggtTTAGAGGTGTGGGGTAtaaactactggactgccagggaagtccctaaagtagTTTTTAGCTAAGGTATATACACTGTTGTTTACACAGAAtactactgcacacttaatagaccacAGTATagtgtaaccataagtttgatatgcactgggaaacagaaaacttcgtgtgacttgctttattgtgatgttCGTTTTATTGCGGGGGTCTGGggctgaacctgcaatatctccgaggtctgcCTATATTAACTAGTATTActaggtgatcaataaatgtttCATACAGTAATGGATGAGGGTGGGAATGAAACAGCAAAGATAATTAGCCAAGTAAGTACAAGCCAGCACATTCCAGAGGTGGCAGTGACCCAAAATAAACAGAGATGTTTGTTGTGCCCTGTAAGTACCTCAAGAGTGGGCCGAGGACAAGGATTGTTCTTACGTGCATTTCCAGGCAGCGAGCCAGGGACCAGACCTTGGGCAGTGGTCTGACAGGCCCAGGCCCCCTCCTCGCCAAGGCAGGCCCTGTCTGAAGGTCTCCTTTCCCACTGTGAGCCTCTCTGAGGATTAAGAGGCCTTGGGCCTTTCAAAGGCACGACCTGACCTTTCCCTACAACAGTAGCGTTTTCTCCCCGCAGTGGCCTCTCCAAGGATCCTCCTTGGCGGCCACCCCCTCTTCCGCCACCATTCCAAGCGCAGACTCAGACACTAACTCAGATCCCCTTCAGATGAATCAACAAGTAGGGGGGTGAGTCATCCTGGCCTGGGGTTCCTCATCCCCAGACACCGGCACTCCTTCAACCACAGTCCTGACGAACCCCAGACACCCGGTTTCTgcaaaggcaagccacagaggaGCCTGGCCCCGAGCAGGAGTGTGGGCCTCAAAGTCCAGTCTCTGGAATCTCCTCTGCGAGCCTCAGTCATTGTAAAATATGGGGTTACTAACCCCTCCCTCACTGGGCTGTGGTGTAAAATAGCTGGCACAGTGCAGGGCACGGAGCAGACCCTCAGTAAAGggtaggagggggaggggaagaggagtcAGGGAGAAGCTCATCAGTAAGCAAAGCAGCtccctgggggtgggagtgagcTAGCTCTGGACCCAAGACCGGGAAAGGGAGACCGGGAGCACCCTGACCTCCCAGTGACCCCAAGAATGTTGATGGAGGCCCCGGACTGACCTTCCGGAGGCTGCTGTGGTGACGCTAATTGGGGTCTCCGGGTCACCAGCTTCCCACCCTTGGGGGCAGGCGGCTcactcccttcccccactgttcCTCCTCTGGCCTGGGCTGCTGTGGCACTGACCTACTGAGTAGGTTGTTGGCTGCAAGCTTCAAAGGAAGCTCAGGGGGCAATGGAGGATAGGGTAGGGAAGGGGATGGCCAGGAGCCAAACCCCACTTTGGGGGTGAAGAGGGGCAGGTCAGAAGGCAGAGTCACGGTGCCCCCTGCTTCCTAGAGTGGCTTCATGCTAGGTCTGGTAGGAAGTTTACACTTCAGAAGGGTTGCCTGTGTTTCATCTTGCTTTCCTCCCCCAGCCTACAGTTCAGACAGAGAAGAGAGTCAACAGATTTGCCTGGAATTCCTGCCCAGCCCCTCCCTAGCTGTGTTACTCTGAGCATGTTGCTTCGTCTCTTTGagactgtttcttcatctgtaaaatgggcgtaCTGAGACCTCCTTCagaggttgttatgaggattagatGAAGGCAAGTGTATAAAGCACCAATGCCGGGACACAGTAGAGACTCAACAAACCACAGCTTTCATTTCGGAGGGTATGCTTGATGAGTCGAGAGCTGCCTACCTTGGGGGCTGGGAGTGTGAAGATCTTGGGCCCCTAAGAACACAAAGGCCCTTGCTCCCCTCTCAGATGAACTAGCCCTGACTTCGGTCAGGACCCCTGGGCAGCAGATGCCCAGGTGTACGCAAAACCTCACCATGCACTTGCGGTCGTCTATGCCCGTCAGATCCTCCTCAAACTCCTCCCCAACCTGGAAGTCCATGATGTAGTTCCTAAAAGTGCTCAGCGTGCGGATGATCATGTGGTCGCCGTTCTGCACGATCTCTTTGTCTGGCTTCAGCAAGTTGGCGATTTTGCGCAAGGCCACATTGACATCTGCAGGGAGTGCGGGGGCAGAAAGGAGCAGAGAGTTGACTGGAAAATTCAGAGAAATGTTGCCAAGGTAGCGGGGCCCTAGGAGGCCGCTTCTCccgccccccacccgccccccggaAGAAAACCATCGGGGTCCCCTGCTCGATTAGCAAGGCCTCTGCGTGCAGCTAGCTggtctgtgtctttttctttcttacttttctttgctttctttgtttgttttttttttttttacaacaaagTTTTCTACCCTTATGCTAACCTTTTGAAAACTAAAGCTAGCCAACCAAGCCCAGCTTTCCTAATGAAATTATCCACTTCGAGAGCCAACCATCGGACACTGACCACCATGAACCCTAATAACCCCCGTCCTCCAATTCGCACTTGCTGGCCCCCTGAAGACGCCCCTTCCCCGGTCGGGGTGCTCAGGGCGGTGGCTGGGCCGGCGGAGGCAGGCGGGTGGGCGGCCGGCTCGGGAGGGCGCCGGGATCCCACCCCCAGCGGCCCGGCCGGGCGCCCGGGGCAGAGCGCGGCGGGCAGCGCTTACCCAGCGCGCGCAGGTACTCCTCGAAATTCTCGTTGGCCAGCATCTTCCAGTACCCGGTAAAGTCGAC
Above is a window of Eschrichtius robustus isolate mEscRob2 chromosome 6, mEscRob2.pri, whole genome shotgun sequence DNA encoding:
- the RBP1 gene encoding retinol-binding protein 1, which produces MPVDFTGYWKMLANENFEEYLRALDVNVALRKIANLLKPDKEIVQNGDHMIIRTLSTFRNYIMDFQVGEEFEEDLTGIDDRKCMTTVSWDGDKLECVQKGEKEGRGWTQWIEGDELHLEMRVQGVVCKQVFKKVN